A window from Gorilla gorilla gorilla isolate KB3781 chromosome 21, NHGRI_mGorGor1-v2.1_pri, whole genome shotgun sequence encodes these proteins:
- the GFRA4 gene encoding GDNF family receptor alpha-4 isoform X2 encodes MVRCLGPALLLLLLLGSLSSVGGNRCVDAAEACTADARCQSLRSEYVAQCLGRAAQGGCPRARCRRALRRFFARGPPALTHALLFCPCAGPACAERRRQTFVPSCAFSGPGPAPPSCLEPLNFCERSRVCRPRLLAFQVSCTPAPSAPDGCLLDQGARCLRAYAGLVGTAVTPNYVDNVSARVAPWCDCGASGNRREDCEAFRGLFTRNRCLDGAIQAFASGWPPVLLDQLNPQGDPEHSLLQVSSTGRALERRSLLSILAVLALPALL; translated from the exons ATGGTCCGCTGCCTGGGGCctgcgctgctgctgctgctgttactgG GGTCGCTGAGCTCGGTCGGAGGGAACCGATGTGTGGACGCGGCCGAAGCCTGCACGGCGGACGCGCGGTGCCAGAGTTTGCGCTCCGAGTATGTGGCGCAGTGCCTGGGCCGGGCAGCGCAGGGGGGCTGTCCCCGCGCCCGCTGCCGCCGGGCCCTGCGCCGTTTCTTCGCCCGCGGGCCGCCCGCGCTCACCCACGCACTGCTCTTCTGCCCGTGCGCGGGCCCGGCGTGCGCCGAGCGTCGGCGCCAGACCTTCGTGCCCTCCTGCGCCTTTTCGGGGCCCGGCCCCGCGCCGCCCTCCTGCCTTGAGCCCTTAAACTTCTGCGAGCGCAGCCGGGTCTGCAG GCCTCGCCTCCTGGCCTTTCAGGTCTCGTGCACCCCAGCGCCCAGCGCCCCCGACGGCTGCCTGCTGGACCAGGGCGCCCGCTGCCTGCGCGCCTACGCGGGCCTCGTGG GCACCGCCGTCACCCCTAACTACGTGGACAACGTGAGCGCGCGCGTGGCGCCCTGGTGCGACTGCGGAGCCAGCGGGAACCGGCGTGAGGACTGCGAAGCCTTCCGGGGGCTCTTTACAAGGAACCGCTGCTTGG ATGGTGCCATTCAGGCCTTTGCCAGCGGGTGGCCCCCAGTCCTGCTGGACCAGCTGAACCCCCAGGGAGACCCGGAGCACAGCCTCCTGCAG GTGTCCTCCACAGGCAGGGCCCTGGAGAGACGCTCCCTGCTCTCCATACTTGCTGTCCTGGCTCTCCCGGCCCTGCTCTGA
- the GFRA4 gene encoding GDNF family receptor alpha-4 isoform X1, producing MVRCLGPALLLLLLLGSLSSVGGNRCVDAAEACTADARCQSLRSEYVAQCLGRAAQGGCPRARCRRALRRFFARGPPALTHALLFCPCAGPACAERRRQTFVPSCAFSGPGPAPPSCLEPLNFCERSRVCRCARAGAGAGAGPWRGWGRGLSPAHRPPAAQASPPGLSGLVHPSAQRPRRLPAGPGRPLPARLRGPRGVPAGTAVTPNYVDNVSARVAPWCDCGASGNRREDCEAFRGLFTRNRCLDGAIQAFASGWPPVLLDQLNPQGDPEHSLLQVSSTGRALERRSLLSILAVLALPALL from the exons ATGGTCCGCTGCCTGGGGCctgcgctgctgctgctgctgttactgG GGTCGCTGAGCTCGGTCGGAGGGAACCGATGTGTGGACGCGGCCGAAGCCTGCACGGCGGACGCGCGGTGCCAGAGTTTGCGCTCCGAGTATGTGGCGCAGTGCCTGGGCCGGGCAGCGCAGGGGGGCTGTCCCCGCGCCCGCTGCCGCCGGGCCCTGCGCCGTTTCTTCGCCCGCGGGCCGCCCGCGCTCACCCACGCACTGCTCTTCTGCCCGTGCGCGGGCCCGGCGTGCGCCGAGCGTCGGCGCCAGACCTTCGTGCCCTCCTGCGCCTTTTCGGGGCCCGGCCCCGCGCCGCCCTCCTGCCTTGAGCCCTTAAACTTCTGCGAGCGCAGCCGGGTCTGCAGGTGCgcgcgggcgggggcgggggcgggggcggggccgtgGCGAGGGTGGGGACGGGGCCTCTCTCCCGCTCACCGCCCTCCTGCCGCGCAGGCCTCGCCTCCTGGCCTTTCAGGTCTCGTGCACCCCAGCGCCCAGCGCCCCCGACGGCTGCCTGCTGGACCAGGGCGCCCGCTGCCTGCGCGCCTACGCGGGCCTCGTGG GGTCCCCGCAGGCACCGCCGTCACCCCTAACTACGTGGACAACGTGAGCGCGCGCGTGGCGCCCTGGTGCGACTGCGGAGCCAGCGGGAACCGGCGTGAGGACTGCGAAGCCTTCCGGGGGCTCTTTACAAGGAACCGCTGCTTGG ATGGTGCCATTCAGGCCTTTGCCAGCGGGTGGCCCCCAGTCCTGCTGGACCAGCTGAACCCCCAGGGAGACCCGGAGCACAGCCTCCTGCAG GTGTCCTCCACAGGCAGGGCCCTGGAGAGACGCTCCCTGCTCTCCATACTTGCTGTCCTGGCTCTCCCGGCCCTGCTCTGA